TGTTGTCGAGCAGCGGCATGAATTGCGGGCGCCGCGCCAGCGACCGGCGCCGGTTCTTGTTGAGGTTGGTCAGGATCGTGTAGAGCCAGCTCCTGACGTCGCCGCCGAGAAACAGCCGTTCCGAACGCAACGCGCGCACCAGCGTATCCTGTACCAGATCGTCGGCGATGTCGGCATCGCGCGCGAGCGCGCGTGCATAGCGGCGGAGCGCCGGTATCATGGCTTCGACACTTTGGCGAAACGCGGTCATCGTTAGACGTCACCAGATCGTTAGCTTGGTCCGGCGCGAACGCCTTACCCAACATAACACCCAATGGCTTCGTCTATTCCGGTGATCGCAACCAGCGGAAAACAGCGTTAATCCGGGGCGGATTTGGGCTGTACCGCGCAAGAGTGCTGGTGTACCTCCAGAGCTGTCGGAGGCTCTCGGAAGCGCCGGACACTTTGCTGAATAGGGAATAGCTGCACGTCCGATGCCTGCGCCCGTCATCTACTACATTCGCCATGGCGAGACGTCGTGGAACGCGGAAGGCAGGCTGCAGGGCGTGCTGGACATTCCGCTCAACGATCTCGGCCGCAGGCAGGCCGCCCAGGCCGGCAACATCCTGCTTGACCTGTTCGCGCGCGACGGGCGTGAGCAATCTTCGCTGGCGTTCGTCGCCAGTCCGCTGATCCGCGCCCGCGCCACGATGGAGCTGGTGCGCGGCGAACTGAAACTGCCGCCGGCC
The Bradyrhizobium sp. KBS0727 genome window above contains:
- a CDS encoding RNA polymerase sigma factor, translated to MTAFRQSVEAMIPALRRYARALARDADIADDLVQDTLVRALRSERLFLGGDVRSWLYTILTNLNKNRRRSLARRPQFMPLLDNNPDASGTEAEGRDIARALATLVEEQRSVLLLVMLEGLSYREVADIQGVPIGTVMSRLARARAHVKASLEGERTALRRVK